A genomic segment from Psychrobacter arcticus 273-4 encodes:
- the frr gene encoding ribosome recycling factor, translating to MIKEIKQDGEARMQKTLEALESTFSKVRTGRAHPGMLSGVMVSYYGSDTPLNQVASVNVEDSRTLLVQPFDRTMVQAIDKAIREADLGLNPMTADVIRVPMPALTEETRRDMQKLARGEAENSRVSIRNIRRDMMNDIKELAKEKEISEDDEHRASDDIQKITDKYIETIDSRLSKKESDLMSV from the coding sequence ATGATTAAAGAGATTAAGCAAGACGGCGAAGCGCGCATGCAAAAGACTCTAGAAGCGCTTGAAAGCACTTTTAGTAAAGTCCGTACGGGACGCGCGCATCCAGGTATGTTGTCAGGTGTGATGGTCAGTTACTATGGTTCTGATACACCGCTCAATCAAGTAGCGAGCGTCAACGTTGAAGATTCGCGTACATTATTGGTACAGCCTTTTGACCGCACTATGGTACAAGCGATTGACAAAGCCATTCGCGAAGCGGACCTAGGTCTCAATCCAATGACTGCCGACGTAATTCGCGTGCCAATGCCAGCATTGACAGAAGAGACACGCCGCGATATGCAAAAATTGGCACGTGGTGAAGCAGAAAATAGCCGTGTTTCTATTCGCAATATCCGCCGTGATATGATGAATGACATTAAAGAGCTGGCAAAAGAAAAAGAGATCTCAGAAGATGACGAGCACCGTGCCAGTGATGATATTCAAAAAATCACTGACAAGTATATCGAGACCATTGATAGTCGTCTAAGCAAAAAAGAAAGCGATTTGATGTCAGTGTAA
- the ispC gene encoding 1-deoxy-D-xylulose-5-phosphate reductoisomerase, with protein MVMTQRIAVLGATGSIGDSTLAILAAQPQYYDVYALSGYHRLDKLLALCQQFAPKRVGVPTTAVDDFAKRLSAAGLDIEVVGGDAGLVDIATDSQTDTVVAAIVGAAGLPSTLAAARAGKRILLANKEALVMAGQVMINAVKTHHATLLPLDSEHNAIFQCLPFAIQQDNTQIHRSNHGVRKLWLTASGGPFLQQSFTQMQQASVAEAVKHPNWSMGQKISVDSATMMNKGLELIEACHLFDLPENKINVVIHPQSIIHSMVEYSDGSFLAQLGSPDMKTPIAHALSYPDRIDSGSQPLDLFALNGLEFIEPDLQKFACLRLAREAMQAGTHATIILNAANEIAVSAFLNNKIRLTDIADINEQALNEIQVPLLTETADIDEILAIDNLARQYTDKLVARLA; from the coding sequence ATGGTTATGACCCAGCGTATCGCCGTATTAGGCGCGACAGGCTCAATTGGCGACAGTACGTTAGCCATCTTGGCGGCACAACCACAGTATTACGACGTTTATGCGTTATCTGGCTATCATCGTTTAGATAAGCTGCTGGCTCTCTGTCAGCAGTTTGCTCCTAAGCGGGTTGGCGTACCGACAACCGCAGTCGATGACTTTGCCAAGCGTCTTAGTGCGGCAGGTCTAGATATCGAGGTAGTCGGCGGCGATGCTGGTTTGGTAGATATTGCTACCGATTCGCAAACTGATACGGTCGTTGCTGCCATCGTGGGCGCCGCTGGTTTGCCTTCTACTTTAGCCGCCGCGCGAGCAGGCAAGCGTATTTTACTGGCGAATAAAGAAGCACTGGTCATGGCTGGGCAAGTGATGATCAATGCGGTCAAAACCCATCATGCAACCTTGTTGCCGCTTGATTCTGAACATAACGCTATCTTTCAGTGCTTGCCATTTGCCATCCAGCAGGATAACACCCAAATCCACCGATCAAATCATGGCGTGCGTAAGCTATGGCTGACGGCTTCTGGCGGACCGTTTTTACAGCAGTCTTTTACGCAGATGCAGCAAGCAAGCGTCGCTGAAGCGGTCAAACACCCAAACTGGTCGATGGGGCAAAAGATATCGGTTGATTCTGCCACGATGATGAATAAAGGGCTTGAGCTGATTGAAGCCTGTCATTTATTTGATTTGCCTGAAAATAAGATAAATGTGGTGATTCATCCACAAAGTATCATTCACTCAATGGTAGAATATAGCGATGGCAGCTTTTTGGCGCAGCTTGGCAGCCCAGATATGAAAACGCCCATTGCCCATGCACTCAGTTATCCCGATCGTATTGACAGTGGCTCGCAGCCATTAGACTTATTTGCGCTCAATGGTTTAGAGTTTATCGAGCCTGATTTGCAAAAGTTTGCCTGCTTGCGTCTGGCACGAGAGGCTATGCAAGCGGGTACGCACGCGACCATTATTTTAAATGCGGCGAATGAGATTGCAGTGTCGGCATTTTTGAACAATAAGATTCGTCTGACGGATATTGCTGATATTAATGAGCAAGCATTGAATGAGATACAAGTGCCGTTATTGACTGAGACGGCCGATATTGATGAGATTTTGGCGATTGATAATCTAGCACGTCAGTATACTGATAAGCTGGTGGCAAGATTGGCCTAG
- a CDS encoding phosphatidate cytidylyltransferase, with protein sequence MWQRIKTAIVLVIIVGIAMFASQTPILFAPLLVIGVIIAAHEWTKLMPKWRQPAVFVLWVLLLTLVSLMFKVTWLFWWTASLVIWLMALSWVRVFPTSTNWYGKQLALMGAVILTASITAMFYLWQLSAWWLLYVFLLVWCADSGAYFVGRKLGRRKMAPNVSPNKTMEGLAGGLVTGLLVVVIISVFKLQLTGAALIAFVALSALTILASVLGDLFESMLKRRADVKDSGTILPGHGGVLDRIDSLLSATPIFALGFWAIQQFGLMVV encoded by the coding sequence ATGTGGCAACGAATTAAGACGGCAATTGTTCTCGTTATTATCGTTGGTATTGCAATGTTTGCGAGCCAAACTCCTATATTGTTTGCACCACTTTTGGTGATTGGGGTAATTATTGCTGCCCATGAATGGACGAAGTTGATGCCAAAATGGCGTCAGCCAGCGGTCTTCGTGCTATGGGTGTTGCTGCTGACTTTAGTCTCACTGATGTTTAAAGTCACATGGCTGTTTTGGTGGACAGCTTCTCTCGTTATATGGCTAATGGCGCTGTCTTGGGTACGAGTTTTTCCAACGTCTACCAATTGGTATGGTAAGCAATTGGCTCTAATGGGGGCTGTGATATTAACCGCTTCCATTACTGCTATGTTTTACTTATGGCAATTGTCGGCATGGTGGCTACTGTATGTGTTTTTATTGGTCTGGTGTGCAGACAGTGGTGCATACTTTGTTGGGCGCAAGCTTGGTCGCCGAAAAATGGCACCAAATGTCTCACCCAATAAAACTATGGAAGGGCTTGCTGGCGGCTTAGTCACTGGACTACTGGTCGTAGTGATCATAAGTGTCTTTAAGTTACAATTGACGGGCGCAGCGCTTATCGCGTTTGTGGCATTGTCTGCGCTGACGATTTTGGCATCAGTACTGGGCGATTTGTTCGAGTCTATGCTCAAACGCCGCGCTGATGTTAAAGATTCAGGCACTATTTTGCCAGGGCATGGCGGCGTGCTTGATCGAATCGATTCGCTGCTATCTGCTACGCCGATATTTGCGCTGGGTTTTTGGGCGATACAGCAGTTCGGTTTAATGGTCGTTTAA
- the bamA gene encoding outer membrane protein assembly factor BamA, whose amino-acid sequence MRTPLFMSAAGLPLVVAMMSMPVQAAEFVVTDIGFNGLQRLTPDSLYPVLPITVGDTVNDANLAASIKALYATENFADIQSRIEGGKLRFDVVERPTIAEVNFDGNKLIPKEGLEQGLSNAGLAVGNVLKQATLQGVANELQQQYISQGYYNSNIEVDQTLLDGNRVKLDVRFIEGKPAKVVDINIIGNKHFSDKEIKEVFAVKESSWTRLLSKSDRYAKEKLAASLENLKALYLNDGYVRFSVDNAVLNISEDKSSVFIEVSLSEGEQYQFGEINFLGKPTFETSELKELVTFDAKEKYSQAKLDATTAALKSRYGNEGYYLAQIRPVPRINDETKVVDIDYYIDPARPIYVRRINFTGNLKTQDEVLRREMRQLEGSLASSDKIQLSRTRLMRTGFFKNVNVDVKPVPNQPDQVDVNYTVEEQPSGSSTIAAGYSQSGGVTFQLDLTQNNFMGTGDRVKAALSRSETRDSYSLGYTDPYFTENGVSQGISAYYRETKYDDKNVSKYVTDAYGATLNYSYPVDETKRVSAGLNIDNTTVRGGSRLGVSSVQQIIDDGGTFEKFTDTGRTGFKNEYQSYNLLFGWDYSTLDRPVFPNKGMSHTVDATIGLGDTSYQKLVYRGNIYQPIYKDWVARGYTKLGYGNDLPFYENFYAGGYGSVRGYEASTLGPKSQSYNDAVSENPGSLKAEEIGGNALVSFGTELILPMPFKGDWADQVRPVLFAEGGQVFDTTDKENRTFIDPATGDDTGVPLLTQDNKLRFSAGLGVTWYTPIGPISLSYAVPIGDKDGDVTEKVQFQIGNTF is encoded by the coding sequence ATGCGTACGCCTTTATTTATGAGCGCGGCTGGGTTGCCGTTAGTTGTAGCAATGATGAGTATGCCGGTTCAGGCTGCAGAATTTGTGGTCACTGATATTGGCTTTAATGGTCTACAACGCCTAACACCTGATAGTTTATATCCAGTACTGCCTATTACGGTAGGTGATACGGTCAATGATGCAAATCTGGCTGCCAGTATCAAAGCACTATATGCGACTGAAAACTTTGCTGACATTCAAAGCCGTATCGAAGGTGGCAAGCTGCGCTTTGATGTCGTTGAACGTCCGACGATTGCAGAAGTTAATTTTGATGGCAACAAACTCATTCCCAAAGAAGGGCTTGAGCAAGGCTTAAGTAATGCAGGTCTTGCTGTGGGTAATGTGCTTAAGCAAGCGACCCTACAAGGGGTGGCAAACGAGCTGCAACAGCAATATATTAGTCAAGGCTATTACAATAGCAATATTGAAGTCGATCAGACGCTGCTTGATGGCAACCGCGTCAAACTTGACGTACGCTTTATCGAAGGCAAGCCTGCCAAAGTCGTCGATATCAATATCATCGGTAATAAGCACTTTAGTGATAAAGAGATTAAAGAAGTCTTTGCGGTAAAAGAGTCTTCATGGACACGTCTGTTATCTAAATCTGACCGTTATGCGAAAGAGAAGCTCGCGGCAAGTTTAGAGAACCTAAAAGCCCTTTACCTAAATGATGGTTATGTACGCTTTTCGGTAGATAATGCGGTGCTCAATATCAGTGAAGATAAGAGTAGTGTGTTTATCGAGGTCAGTCTTAGCGAAGGCGAGCAATATCAGTTTGGTGAAATTAATTTCTTAGGTAAGCCGACTTTTGAAACCAGTGAATTGAAAGAGCTGGTCACTTTTGATGCGAAAGAAAAATACTCACAAGCCAAGCTTGATGCTACCACTGCCGCTCTTAAGAGTCGTTATGGTAATGAAGGGTATTATTTAGCGCAAATTAGACCAGTACCGCGTATCAATGACGAGACCAAAGTAGTCGATATCGATTACTATATTGATCCTGCACGTCCTATTTATGTTCGCCGTATCAATTTTACCGGTAACTTAAAAACTCAAGATGAAGTATTACGTCGCGAAATGCGCCAGTTAGAAGGGTCACTGGCTTCTAGTGACAAGATTCAGCTGTCACGTACACGCCTTATGCGTACAGGGTTTTTCAAAAACGTCAACGTCGATGTCAAGCCTGTTCCTAATCAGCCAGACCAAGTGGATGTAAACTATACGGTTGAAGAGCAGCCGTCTGGTAGCTCAACCATTGCGGCCGGTTATTCACAAAGTGGTGGTGTCACCTTCCAGTTAGATCTGACTCAAAACAACTTTATGGGCACTGGCGACCGTGTTAAAGCGGCTTTGTCGCGCTCAGAGACGCGTGATTCTTATAGCTTGGGCTATACCGATCCATATTTCACAGAAAATGGTGTATCACAAGGTATCAGTGCTTACTACCGTGAAACCAAATACGATGATAAAAACGTCAGTAAATATGTTACCGACGCTTATGGCGCGACGCTGAACTATAGCTATCCGGTTGATGAAACCAAACGCGTCAGTGCTGGCTTAAACATTGATAACACGACTGTACGTGGCGGTAGCCGTCTTGGTGTGTCAAGCGTTCAGCAGATTATCGATGACGGTGGTACGTTTGAGAAGTTCACTGATACTGGTCGTACGGGCTTTAAAAATGAATATCAGAGCTACAACTTGCTATTCGGTTGGGATTACAGCACCTTAGATCGTCCCGTATTTCCAAATAAAGGCATGAGCCATACAGTCGATGCGACCATTGGTTTAGGTGATACCAGTTATCAAAAACTGGTATATCGTGGCAATATTTATCAACCTATCTACAAAGACTGGGTTGCTCGCGGTTATACCAAGCTTGGCTATGGTAACGATTTACCCTTCTATGAAAACTTCTATGCTGGTGGTTATGGTTCGGTACGTGGCTATGAAGCTTCAACGCTTGGACCTAAATCACAAAGTTATAATGACGCTGTTAGTGAAAATCCTGGTTCATTAAAAGCAGAAGAAATTGGTGGTAATGCGTTAGTTAGCTTTGGTACCGAATTGATTTTACCAATGCCATTTAAGGGTGATTGGGCAGATCAAGTACGTCCAGTACTATTTGCTGAAGGTGGTCAGGTGTTTGATACCACGGATAAAGAAAATCGTACCTTTATTGATCCAGCTACTGGCGACGATACTGGTGTACCACTATTAACGCAAGACAATAAGTTGCGCTTTAGTGCCGGTTTAGGCGTAACTTGGTATACGCCAATCGGTCCGATTTCTCTGAGCTACGCTGTACCTATCGGTGATAAAGATGGCGATGTGACTGAAAAAGTCCAGTTCCAAATTGGTAACACTTTCTAA
- the fabZ gene encoding 3-hydroxyacyl-ACP dehydratase FabZ, with protein sequence MSTSNIDNPTAEDIKSLAEQGLTLPLTYHTLKHYLPHRYPFLLVDKIVACTPGECITGIKNVTINEEFFNGHFPDEPIMPGVLMVECMAQVSGVLGFISAGLTAEDGYLYLFAGVDKVRFKRRVIPGDQLIIRSKIVMQKQGIYKFDCTVHVEDELAVSAQIMIARQEQ encoded by the coding sequence ATGAGCACTAGCAATATTGATAACCCAACGGCAGAAGACATCAAAAGCTTGGCTGAACAAGGGTTAACGTTGCCATTAACTTACCATACGTTAAAGCATTATTTGCCACATCGTTACCCGTTTTTATTGGTGGATAAGATAGTTGCCTGTACACCAGGCGAATGTATCACGGGCATAAAAAACGTCACGATTAACGAAGAGTTTTTTAATGGGCATTTCCCTGATGAGCCCATCATGCCAGGCGTATTAATGGTTGAATGCATGGCACAGGTATCAGGTGTGCTTGGTTTTATTAGTGCAGGATTGACGGCAGAAGATGGCTATTTATACCTGTTCGCAGGCGTTGATAAAGTGCGCTTTAAGCGCCGTGTTATCCCTGGTGATCAGCTGATTATCCGCTCTAAAATTGTAATGCAAAAGCAGGGTATTTATAAGTTTGATTGTACCGTACATGTTGAAGATGAGCTTGCGGTTAGTGCGCAGATTATGATTGCCCGTCAAGAGCAATAA
- the lpxD gene encoding UDP-3-O-(3-hydroxymyristoyl)glucosamine N-acyltransferase, which translates to MITIEQLISQIEQRQPVLNKAELNAEQRRLSLKGIGNLMMANRQQLSFLANPHYLSSLANTHAGAVLITAEHHNEAPNDTVALIVASPYLAYASVSQLFARQPSVSGIHPTAVIADSAVIGNQVTIGAFCVIGEQVQIGDRSALQAHVVVEDNTAIGTDCVIKPQVVIGHDCIIGNHVRLHAGVSIGSEGFGFAPTRNPSVTGWERIAQLGRVLIGNHVRIGSQTCIDRGAIDDTVIGNHVIIDNLVQVAHNVRIGDGTAIAAHTGIAGSTSIGKRCIIGGAVGITGHIDITDDVTLSGMTMVTKSITTAGSYSSGTAAMPTTNWRRAAVRFRQLGRD; encoded by the coding sequence ATGATAACGATTGAGCAACTCATCTCCCAGATTGAGCAGCGTCAGCCTGTTCTTAACAAGGCTGAGCTTAACGCTGAGCAGCGCCGTCTAAGCTTAAAGGGTATTGGTAATTTAATGATGGCCAATCGCCAGCAGTTAAGTTTTTTGGCCAATCCTCATTATCTCTCCAGTTTGGCTAATACTCATGCTGGGGCAGTACTTATCACTGCAGAGCATCATAACGAAGCGCCAAATGATACAGTCGCCTTAATCGTTGCTAGCCCTTATTTGGCTTATGCTAGCGTGAGTCAACTTTTTGCTCGTCAACCCTCAGTCAGTGGTATTCATCCAACAGCCGTCATCGCCGACAGTGCCGTTATTGGCAATCAAGTGACTATCGGCGCTTTTTGTGTCATCGGTGAGCAAGTACAGATTGGTGATCGCAGCGCCCTTCAGGCTCATGTAGTCGTCGAGGACAATACTGCTATTGGCACAGATTGCGTTATCAAGCCACAAGTGGTGATAGGGCATGATTGTATCATTGGTAACCATGTCAGGTTGCACGCTGGGGTGAGCATCGGCTCAGAAGGCTTTGGCTTTGCACCCACCAGAAATCCTAGTGTTACAGGTTGGGAGCGTATTGCACAGTTAGGGCGTGTGCTGATAGGTAATCATGTACGCATTGGCAGTCAAACCTGTATTGATCGGGGTGCTATCGATGATACGGTGATTGGAAATCATGTTATTATTGATAACCTCGTACAAGTGGCACATAACGTCCGTATCGGTGATGGTACTGCTATCGCTGCTCATACAGGTATCGCGGGTAGTACCAGTATTGGCAAACGCTGTATCATTGGCGGGGCGGTTGGTATTACGGGACATATTGATATCACAGATGATGTTACCTTGTCTGGTATGACCATGGTCACCAAGTCAATTACCACCGCCGGATCGTACTCTTCTGGAACTGCCGCTATGCCAACTACTAACTGGCGCCGTGCTGCAGTAAGATTTCGCCAGCTTGGTCGTGATTAG
- the pyrH gene encoding UMP kinase — protein sequence MSDKTPRYSRILLKLSGEALAGTKDMGIDTEVLDKMSLSIAHLRGLGVQVGIVVGGGNLYRGAQLQKEGLVGRVTGDQMGMLATVMNGLAMRDALERRNIKTRLMSALPIGEVTESYSSRNAIRYLKNGEVCIFVAGTGNPFFTTDTAACLRGIEIEAGLILKATKVDGVYDKDPSLHSDAVKYDGLTFDEVLEQKLGVMDLTAIALCREHDVPLQVFDMNKPNALLNVVMGENEGTRVYH from the coding sequence ATGTCTGACAAAACCCCGCGTTATTCTCGTATCTTGCTAAAACTTTCTGGTGAAGCCTTAGCCGGTACTAAAGATATGGGTATTGATACCGAAGTGCTCGATAAGATGAGCTTATCTATCGCACATTTGCGTGGACTTGGTGTACAAGTGGGTATTGTGGTCGGTGGCGGTAACTTATATCGCGGTGCTCAATTACAAAAAGAAGGTTTGGTTGGCCGCGTCACTGGCGATCAAATGGGCATGCTTGCAACCGTCATGAACGGTCTGGCAATGCGTGATGCCCTTGAGCGCCGTAATATTAAAACGCGCCTGATGTCAGCCTTACCGATTGGTGAAGTGACTGAAAGCTATAGCAGCCGTAATGCGATTCGCTATCTCAAAAATGGTGAAGTATGCATTTTTGTTGCTGGTACGGGTAATCCTTTCTTTACCACAGATACAGCAGCTTGCTTACGCGGTATTGAAATTGAAGCGGGCTTGATTCTAAAGGCGACCAAAGTAGACGGCGTTTATGATAAAGACCCAAGCCTACATAGCGATGCGGTTAAATACGACGGGTTAACGTTTGATGAAGTGTTAGAGCAAAAGCTTGGCGTGATGGATTTAACGGCTATTGCGTTATGTCGTGAGCACGATGTGCCATTACAAGTCTTTGATATGAATAAGCCCAATGCCTTATTAAATGTTGTGATGGGTGAAAATGAAGGCACACGTGTCTATCATTAA
- the uppS gene encoding polyprenyl diphosphate synthase, whose translation MSMLDNLAPALLPRHIAVIMDGNNRYGKVHNLGKGQGHIAGKDALDPIVEYCVSTGIEVLTVFAFSSENWQRPPSEVALLMHLLRLTISEQMPRMLKYRIRLRFIGDRSQLSDDLQILMADAEAKTANFDAMTLVIAISYGGQWDIAHAAKQLVQQVQAGHLAIEDIDKEKLGEYVQLADAPEVDMLIRTGGEYRLSNFLLWQSAYAELFFTPTLWPDFRVDELAAMLEDFAQRQRRFGKTSEQVVTTQKIS comes from the coding sequence ATGTCTATGTTAGATAATTTAGCTCCAGCCCTTCTTCCACGCCATATCGCTGTCATCATGGACGGCAATAACCGTTATGGCAAAGTCCATAATTTAGGCAAAGGTCAAGGACATATCGCTGGCAAAGATGCGCTAGACCCTATTGTTGAGTATTGCGTCAGTACGGGTATTGAAGTTTTGACGGTATTTGCTTTTTCAAGTGAGAATTGGCAGCGTCCACCAAGCGAGGTGGCATTGCTGATGCATTTACTGCGCTTAACCATCAGTGAGCAAATGCCTCGTATGCTGAAATATCGCATTCGTCTGCGTTTTATCGGCGACCGCAGTCAGCTTAGTGATGATTTGCAAATATTGATGGCAGATGCTGAAGCAAAAACGGCTAATTTTGATGCCATGACATTGGTCATCGCCATCAGTTACGGTGGACAGTGGGATATCGCTCATGCAGCAAAACAGCTGGTACAGCAAGTACAGGCAGGTCATTTAGCAATTGAGGATATTGATAAAGAAAAGCTTGGAGAGTATGTGCAATTGGCGGATGCGCCAGAAGTAGACATGCTGATACGTACCGGCGGTGAGTACCGTCTCTCGAATTTTTTATTGTGGCAATCCGCCTATGCAGAGCTATTTTTTACCCCAACATTGTGGCCGGATTTTAGAGTCGATGAGCTAGCAGCAATGCTAGAAGATTTTGCCCAACGTCAACGCCGCTTTGGTAAAACCAGTGAACAAGTAGTGACGACGCAAAAAATATCTTAA
- the rseP gene encoding RIP metalloprotease RseP, whose translation MTFLLTLLAAIFVLGPLIALHEWGHYIVARLCGVKVLTYSIGFGPKLFGWTSKKSGIDYRISALPLGGYVKMLDEREGEVAKEEQHLAFNRQHPLKKIAIVAAGPIMNFVIAIVLFWVLFMTPSEQLATKIGQVLPDTPAAMAQLPVGDKIVAIDGHDVQTWEGINYRLAGRMGETTNISVTLQSEVDKGATKTYQAPIKEFMQGAAQGKDALSSFGMIPWQPNIAPIVGDLTPDGAASRQGLKVSDRITAINDEAINDWISATRIIRDNPETLLTFSVLRDDKPIELQIMPQGKKDNLGNDYGQIGAMVAQSEIIIPDEYKTTVVYGPGESLIKSFEKTEQLAVMTVSSMGKMLSGMIGLDNLSGPITIAKVAKQSFDISWQMVLSTAALISLSLAVLNLLPIPVLDGGHIVYYLIELIRGKPLSEGVQMVGLNIGLLLLAGFMVLAIGNDISRLF comes from the coding sequence ATGACGTTTCTATTAACGCTCCTTGCGGCAATATTTGTCTTAGGTCCGCTTATTGCTCTGCATGAATGGGGTCACTATATTGTGGCGCGACTTTGCGGCGTTAAAGTGCTCACGTATTCTATCGGTTTTGGTCCCAAACTCTTTGGCTGGACCAGCAAAAAAAGCGGCATTGATTATCGTATTTCAGCCTTACCACTCGGTGGCTACGTCAAGATGCTCGATGAGCGTGAAGGTGAGGTGGCAAAAGAAGAGCAGCATTTAGCATTTAATCGTCAGCATCCGCTTAAGAAAATAGCCATTGTCGCCGCCGGTCCTATCATGAACTTTGTCATTGCGATTGTATTGTTCTGGGTGTTATTTATGACCCCATCAGAACAGCTCGCCACCAAGATTGGTCAAGTGTTACCGGATACCCCAGCAGCGATGGCGCAGCTGCCGGTTGGTGATAAAATCGTTGCGATTGATGGTCATGACGTGCAGACGTGGGAAGGGATTAACTATCGCCTTGCTGGGCGCATGGGTGAGACAACCAATATAAGTGTTACCTTGCAATCAGAAGTAGACAAGGGTGCAACCAAGACCTACCAAGCACCTATTAAAGAGTTTATGCAAGGCGCGGCGCAAGGCAAAGATGCGCTATCAAGCTTTGGTATGATACCGTGGCAACCGAATATTGCACCGATAGTCGGCGATTTAACGCCTGATGGCGCGGCCAGTCGTCAAGGTCTAAAAGTTAGTGACCGTATCACTGCTATTAATGATGAAGCAATTAACGACTGGATCAGCGCCACTCGTATTATTCGCGATAATCCTGAGACTTTGCTGACATTTAGCGTATTGCGTGATGATAAGCCGATTGAATTACAGATTATGCCGCAAGGTAAAAAAGACAATTTAGGTAACGATTATGGACAAATTGGTGCTATGGTGGCACAGTCTGAGATTATTATTCCTGATGAATACAAAACCACTGTGGTCTATGGTCCTGGTGAGTCGTTGATAAAGTCGTTTGAAAAGACGGAACAATTGGCTGTCATGACTGTCAGCTCAATGGGCAAGATGCTATCAGGTATGATTGGTCTTGATAATTTATCAGGTCCGATTACCATTGCAAAAGTTGCCAAGCAAAGCTTTGATATCAGTTGGCAAATGGTGTTGTCTACCGCGGCTTTAATCAGTTTGAGCCTTGCTGTCCTGAATCTGTTGCCCATTCCGGTATTAGATGGCGGTCATATTGTCTATTATCTGATCGAGCTGATACGCGGTAAGCCACTCTCTGAAGGCGTGCAAATGGTGGGCTTAAATATCGGCTTACTCTTGCTGGCAGGTTTCATGGTGTTAGCAATTGGTAATGATATCAGTCGGCTTTTTTGA